Proteins co-encoded in one Cytophaga hutchinsonii ATCC 33406 genomic window:
- a CDS encoding lipopolysaccharide biosynthesis protein has protein sequence MSLLKKLAGQTALYGLSSMIGRAINFLLVPVYTALLLPAEYGIVTELYAYAAFFNILYLLGMETTYFRFANKEGADEPHIFNHVNTQVLFGSFIISAIIFLATPAIAAHLSSGNAQKTAADFSAYIYYVVLILFTDAALSIAFARLRMKNKAFWFASVKLMNIGVTVLLNVILLWGIPLLLVSDSVSQSTKEFILNWYDPDDLVSYIFLSNLIANLLQLPFLLKAFTGFKFVWDKYLYKPMLVYALPLMVMGMAGMINEMLDRLILRELLPDDFYPGSSKLHALGVYGACYKLSMFMTLAIQAFRYAAEPFFFSRASDKNSPQLFADIMKWFVLVCLLILIVVSLNLEWIKHFLNERYWEGLGIVPVLLLANLFLGVYYNLAIWFKLTDKTYWGIYISLFGATVTIAGNIVLIPVLGYMGAAYVTLFCYASMAICSYVLGNKYYPIPYQTVKIVIWIISAAALICLLRYVQVAESMINLLINNLIILIWLGVIFLIEKRTNRSKAS, from the coding sequence ATGTCTTTGCTCAAAAAATTAGCTGGACAAACGGCGTTGTATGGTCTCAGCAGTATGATCGGCAGAGCCATCAATTTTTTATTGGTTCCTGTCTACACCGCATTATTGCTGCCTGCTGAATATGGTATTGTTACTGAATTGTATGCATATGCTGCATTCTTTAATATTCTGTATTTGTTGGGCATGGAAACCACATACTTTCGTTTCGCAAATAAAGAAGGCGCTGATGAACCGCATATTTTCAATCATGTAAATACACAGGTTCTTTTCGGAAGTTTTATCATTTCTGCAATTATTTTTTTAGCAACACCTGCGATAGCCGCACATTTAAGTAGTGGGAATGCACAAAAAACAGCCGCTGATTTCTCTGCATATATTTATTATGTTGTATTGATCCTGTTTACGGATGCGGCATTGTCTATTGCATTTGCACGCTTGAGAATGAAAAATAAAGCATTCTGGTTCGCTTCTGTAAAGCTTATGAACATTGGCGTTACGGTATTGCTGAATGTTATTCTATTATGGGGAATTCCGTTGTTGCTCGTTTCAGATTCAGTTTCACAATCAACAAAAGAATTTATCTTAAACTGGTATGACCCGGACGATTTAGTTTCTTATATTTTCCTGTCAAACCTGATCGCCAATTTGTTACAGCTGCCATTTTTACTGAAGGCGTTTACAGGTTTTAAATTTGTATGGGATAAATATCTGTACAAGCCCATGCTGGTGTATGCGCTGCCGCTGATGGTAATGGGTATGGCAGGTATGATCAATGAAATGCTTGACAGGCTGATTCTGCGGGAATTATTGCCTGATGATTTCTATCCGGGCAGCAGCAAACTACATGCCCTTGGCGTATATGGAGCGTGTTACAAGCTATCGATGTTTATGACACTTGCTATTCAGGCGTTTCGATATGCAGCAGAGCCATTCTTTTTTAGCAGGGCTTCCGATAAAAACTCTCCGCAACTCTTTGCAGATATTATGAAGTGGTTTGTATTGGTGTGTCTGCTGATCCTCATCGTTGTTTCGCTCAATCTGGAGTGGATAAAACACTTTCTCAATGAAAGATATTGGGAAGGCCTGGGTATTGTGCCTGTTCTGCTGCTTGCAAATTTGTTTTTAGGTGTATACTACAACCTGGCGATCTGGTTTAAGCTTACAGATAAAACGTACTGGGGTATTTACATAAGCTTGTTTGGCGCAACTGTTACCATCGCAGGGAACATCGTTTTAATACCCGTGCTGGGTTATATGGGCGCCGCTTATGTTACGTTGTTTTGTTATGCGTCTATGGCAATCTGCAGTTATGTGCTGGGAAATAAATATTATCCAATTCCATATCAAACAGTAAAAATAGTAATATGGATCATTTCAGCAGCAGCATTAATTTGTCTGTTACGTTATGTTCAGGTAGCAGAAAGTATGATTAATTTGTTGATTAACAATCTCATTATACTGATTTGGCTGGGAGTAATCTTCCTCATAGAAAAACGCACAAATCGTTCAAAAGCGTCATAA
- the dut gene encoding dUTP diphosphatase, which yields MTTSVKIVNKSNNALPAYQTAQAAGMDLSAYITEAIVLQPLQRQLVPTGLFIELPEHTEAQIRPRSGLAFKHGITVLNSPGTIDADYRGEIKVLLVNLSNEAFTIQSGERIAQIVIAKVEHAHFVEVEELSDSLRAAAGFGSTGK from the coding sequence ATGACAACATCCGTTAAAATAGTAAATAAATCCAATAATGCCTTGCCTGCTTATCAAACAGCACAAGCTGCTGGTATGGATCTGAGTGCATATATTACCGAAGCAATTGTATTACAGCCTTTGCAGCGTCAGTTAGTTCCTACAGGCTTGTTCATTGAATTGCCGGAACATACAGAAGCGCAGATAAGACCCAGAAGCGGGTTAGCTTTTAAGCATGGCATCACTGTATTGAACAGCCCTGGAACAATTGATGCAGACTATCGCGGAGAAATTAAAGTACTGCTGGTAAACCTTTCAAATGAAGCCTTCACCATTCAATCGGGTGAGCGGATTGCCCAAATAGTTATCGCTAAAGTAGAACACGCTCATTTTGTAGAAGTTGAAGAGCTGTCGGATTCTTTACGTGCTGCTGCGGGGTTTGGCAGCACAGGGAAATAA
- a CDS encoding sugar phosphate nucleotidyltransferase: protein MKIIIPMAGMGKRMRPHTLTVPKPLVPIAGKAIVHRLVEDIAKVCGEKIEEVAFIIGDFGKETEKRLIKIAESVGAKGSIYYQREALGTAHAIYCAKESLGGKVVVAFADTLFKADFTLDTSNEGIIWVQKVEDPKPFGVVKLNDKNEITDFVEKPEHFVSDLAIIGIYYFQDGENLKKELQYVIDNDIKDKGEYQLTSALENMKNKGIKFLPGKVTDWLDCGNKDSTVDTNSRYLEYIKDQNLVAPTVKLVNSVIIQPSYVGENVELTNSIVGPYASIGNGTKITNTVINRSIVQENAVITNATISNSMFGNSAQYKGKALDLSVGDFNVIA, encoded by the coding sequence ATGAAAATTATTATTCCAATGGCGGGCATGGGTAAAAGAATGCGCCCACACACACTTACAGTTCCTAAACCTTTAGTGCCGATTGCAGGTAAAGCAATTGTACACAGATTGGTAGAAGATATCGCGAAAGTTTGTGGTGAGAAAATTGAAGAGGTTGCTTTCATCATTGGTGATTTTGGTAAAGAAACAGAAAAGCGTTTAATAAAAATTGCTGAATCTGTTGGTGCTAAAGGTTCCATCTATTACCAACGTGAAGCATTAGGTACGGCGCATGCAATTTATTGTGCAAAAGAATCGTTAGGAGGTAAAGTAGTAGTAGCATTTGCAGATACATTGTTTAAAGCAGATTTTACACTTGATACGTCCAACGAAGGAATCATTTGGGTGCAGAAAGTAGAAGATCCAAAACCATTTGGTGTTGTTAAGTTAAACGATAAAAATGAAATCACCGATTTCGTTGAGAAGCCAGAACATTTTGTTTCTGATTTAGCAATCATTGGCATCTATTATTTCCAGGATGGTGAAAACCTGAAAAAGGAATTGCAATATGTAATTGATAATGATATTAAGGATAAAGGTGAATACCAATTGACTTCTGCATTAGAAAATATGAAAAACAAAGGGATTAAATTTCTTCCTGGTAAAGTAACAGATTGGCTGGATTGTGGTAACAAAGATTCTACAGTAGATACGAATTCCAGATATTTAGAATATATCAAAGATCAAAACTTAGTAGCGCCGACAGTTAAGCTTGTTAATTCAGTTATTATTCAGCCTTCTTATGTAGGTGAAAATGTTGAATTGACAAATTCAATCGTTGGTCCGTATGCATCCATTGGTAATGGAACAAAAATTACAAATACAGTTATAAACCGCTCAATCGTACAGGAGAATGCAGTAATTACCAATGCAACGATTTCAAACTCTATGTTTGGAAATTCAGCTCAATACAAAGGTAAAGCATTAGACTTAAGTGTAGGCGACTTCAATGTTATCGCATAA
- a CDS encoding tetratricopeptide repeat protein, with protein sequence MSLNRHILKTILFAILMPVLSVPALAQKSPKAKKVKADKTTYSPKVLSEQDRIYFEAYFIEGMRYYLIGQTKVALSFFDKAYSLDQTNGGLNYQLSKVNYSLSNNARALLNAQTAVKADSKNQEYLIQLAKVYEVQSNFEEANKVYKKLTTDFPNNEPYYYQIGANQIQLKQYDEAIKTYSKVESIFGRSFELTRQKQQLYVKQGKVDLAIKEGQVLIDSDPSNLQYQVDQAEFYYYIDQVPNALAIIDKVLKQDKDQVQAHVLLADIYKSKNEMDKAFVEYKYLLARPNVAGETKKQIVQEALTNATTDAAKAQLLELTTIYVTTNPSDNVALTSQGDALFVNNKKEEARKYYSKSAQLDGNNYNLWLQILTLDFEFKEYDTLVAHSATAIDFFPNQSNLWYFRGLAFFNLKRYPQSIEALEETRNLSGTNQALKMQSLLLLADAYNETKEYVKSDAAYDEVLKYDKNNDHALNNYSYYLSLRKEKLELAKSMSEKVVNRNPTEANFIDTYAWVLYQMKDYQGAKVQLEKAVAAGSTNGTILEHYGDVLFQLGDKKGALENWKKAKAAGDASALIDKKIADGKLYE encoded by the coding sequence ATGAGTTTAAACAGACACATTTTAAAAACAATTCTTTTTGCAATTCTCATGCCGGTGCTTTCAGTACCGGCATTGGCGCAAAAAAGCCCTAAGGCAAAAAAAGTAAAGGCAGACAAGACTACTTATAGTCCGAAGGTTCTTTCTGAGCAGGATCGTATTTATTTCGAAGCATATTTTATCGAAGGAATGCGTTATTATTTGATCGGGCAAACAAAAGTTGCCTTGTCATTTTTTGACAAAGCGTATTCGTTGGATCAGACGAATGGTGGCTTAAATTACCAGCTTTCAAAAGTTAATTACAGTTTATCAAACAATGCACGTGCATTGTTAAATGCGCAGACGGCAGTAAAGGCTGATTCTAAAAATCAGGAATATCTTATTCAGCTTGCAAAGGTTTATGAAGTTCAATCAAATTTTGAAGAAGCCAATAAAGTCTATAAAAAATTAACCACGGATTTCCCGAATAACGAACCATACTACTACCAGATAGGCGCAAATCAGATTCAGCTTAAACAGTATGATGAAGCAATTAAAACATATAGCAAAGTAGAATCTATTTTTGGCAGAAGCTTTGAGTTGACCAGACAGAAACAACAGCTTTATGTAAAACAGGGTAAAGTTGACCTGGCAATAAAAGAAGGTCAGGTGCTTATTGATTCCGATCCGTCAAATCTGCAATACCAGGTTGACCAGGCTGAATTTTATTATTATATCGATCAGGTGCCGAATGCACTGGCGATTATTGATAAGGTTTTAAAACAAGACAAAGATCAGGTGCAGGCGCACGTGTTACTGGCCGATATTTATAAATCTAAAAACGAAATGGACAAGGCGTTTGTAGAATATAAATATTTACTGGCTCGCCCGAATGTTGCCGGCGAAACAAAAAAGCAAATTGTTCAGGAAGCATTAACCAATGCAACAACAGATGCTGCAAAGGCGCAATTGCTGGAACTTACTACCATTTACGTTACAACAAACCCTTCAGACAATGTTGCCTTAACAAGTCAGGGAGATGCTTTATTCGTCAACAATAAAAAAGAAGAAGCGCGAAAATATTATTCAAAGTCTGCACAGCTTGACGGCAATAATTATAATCTCTGGCTGCAGATACTGACATTGGATTTTGAGTTTAAGGAATACGATACACTTGTTGCGCATAGTGCAACAGCAATAGACTTCTTTCCTAATCAGTCAAACTTATGGTATTTCAGAGGACTTGCTTTCTTTAATCTGAAAAGATATCCCCAATCGATTGAAGCGTTAGAAGAGACCAGAAATTTATCCGGAACAAATCAGGCACTGAAAATGCAATCGCTTTTATTGCTTGCAGATGCGTACAATGAAACGAAGGAATATGTTAAGTCTGACGCTGCTTACGATGAAGTATTGAAGTACGATAAAAATAACGATCATGCGTTAAACAACTATAGCTACTATCTTTCTCTGAGGAAAGAAAAATTAGAACTGGCTAAAAGCATGTCAGAAAAAGTTGTGAACCGAAATCCAACGGAAGCAAACTTTATTGATACATATGCCTGGGTGTTGTATCAGATGAAAGATTATCAGGGCGCAAAAGTGCAGTTAGAAAAAGCAGTTGCGGCAGGCTCTACAAACGGAACAATTCTGGAACATTATGGTGATGTATTGTTTCAATTGGGAGATAAAAAAGGCGCATTGGAAAATTGGAAAAAAGCGAAAGCTGCGGGTGATGCATCTGCATTGATTGATAAAAAAATTGCCGACGGCAAGTTGTATGAATAA
- a CDS encoding DUF4292 domain-containing protein, translating into MNKIIALVLISSFSFISCKKTAVVSQQPATEVKKAVVDFHPVSTDFIYLSTKTKLEYVDGNSSDQFALSLRVRKDSVIWLSIGKAGVEGVRGLLRPDSVFVLDKLKNDSYSYDVTYLQNLIQSNLSYSNIQNLVLGDLVFPYEPADEVNKNETHFVLNQKKENLLIESVIRIDNMKVERTTIVDSVAHSKTVVAYSNFVYADSILVPAVCSMDISFASNNKPIERKIVLTHSKIEFPTKPLNFPFNVPKKFNEK; encoded by the coding sequence ATGAATAAAATAATTGCACTGGTTTTAATAAGTTCTTTCTCATTTATTTCTTGTAAAAAAACAGCTGTTGTAAGTCAGCAACCGGCAACTGAGGTTAAAAAGGCAGTTGTTGATTTCCATCCGGTAAGCACGGACTTTATATACCTTTCAACAAAAACAAAACTTGAATATGTTGACGGAAACAGCAGCGATCAATTTGCGTTGTCTTTGCGCGTAAGAAAAGATAGTGTTATATGGCTATCTATTGGCAAAGCAGGTGTTGAAGGTGTTCGTGGGTTATTAAGACCGGATTCGGTTTTTGTTTTAGATAAATTAAAAAATGATTCGTATAGTTACGATGTTACCTATTTGCAGAATCTGATTCAGTCAAACTTATCATACAGCAATATTCAGAATTTGGTGTTAGGTGATTTGGTTTTTCCATATGAACCTGCAGATGAAGTAAATAAAAATGAAACACATTTTGTTCTGAATCAGAAAAAAGAAAATCTGCTTATCGAGAGTGTTATTCGGATAGATAATATGAAAGTAGAAAGGACAACGATTGTTGATTCGGTTGCGCATTCTAAAACAGTCGTTGCATACAGTAATTTCGTGTATGCCGACTCAATACTGGTTCCCGCTGTATGCTCTATGGATATTTCTTTTGCCAGTAATAATAAACCCATTGAAAGGAAGATTGTGTTAACACATTCTAAAATTGAATTTCCAACCAAGCCATTAAATTTTCCATTTAATGTTCCAAAAAAATTCAATGAAAAATAA
- a CDS encoding murein hydrolase activator EnvC family protein, with translation MKNKLKYIAVVGLLFIVITSTLAQKKSRKELEKERERNLKKIKETTKVLEETKQQKNATLSQLTLLNQEIEEREVVINSMSTEVSLLEREIKEQEMIIRALEEDIKGLKEEYAQLIYLGYKHLNGYDKLIHILSADNIAQMLRRNSYFKQYAHARTYQLEEIESVAKALKTYERMLAGKQEEKTGLLQAKTIETKNLTNTKNQQSTVLRQLSSKEKELKKDLDESQKSVDKLQKLITDLIAAERKKALDKAKSSSSTANKATIEKNVKLSSNFEGNMGQLPWPVQNGRVSNHFGRQAHPVLKGVFVDNLGVDILTVQNEQVKAVFGGKVITVAEVPGMHKIVMVQHGEYFTVYAKLRDVSVSTGEEITVKQVIGSVYTGKDGESELQFQIWKNETKLNPEIWLRKR, from the coding sequence ATGAAAAATAAGCTTAAATATATTGCCGTAGTTGGGTTACTTTTTATTGTAATCACGTCTACGCTTGCTCAAAAGAAAAGCCGTAAGGAGCTTGAAAAAGAGCGCGAGCGGAATCTGAAGAAAATAAAAGAAACAACAAAAGTACTGGAAGAAACGAAGCAGCAAAAAAATGCTACGTTAAGCCAGCTTACCTTGTTGAATCAGGAAATTGAAGAGCGCGAAGTAGTCATAAATTCAATGTCTACGGAAGTGAGTTTGCTGGAGCGGGAAATAAAGGAACAGGAGATGATTATCCGTGCGCTGGAAGAAGATATAAAAGGATTGAAAGAAGAGTATGCACAGTTAATATACCTTGGTTACAAGCACCTGAACGGCTACGACAAACTCATTCATATTTTATCAGCCGATAACATTGCACAGATGCTTCGCCGCAACAGCTATTTCAAGCAGTATGCACATGCACGTACGTATCAATTAGAAGAAATCGAAAGTGTAGCTAAAGCGTTAAAAACGTATGAGCGTATGTTGGCGGGCAAGCAGGAAGAAAAAACCGGTTTATTGCAAGCCAAAACGATTGAAACAAAAAATTTAACGAATACAAAAAATCAACAGAGTACAGTTCTGCGTCAATTGTCATCAAAAGAAAAAGAACTGAAAAAAGATCTGGATGAATCTCAAAAATCAGTTGATAAACTTCAAAAGCTAATCACCGATTTAATTGCTGCCGAACGAAAAAAAGCATTGGATAAAGCCAAAAGTTCCAGTTCAACGGCTAATAAGGCAACGATCGAAAAAAATGTAAAGCTATCAAGCAATTTTGAAGGCAATATGGGGCAATTACCCTGGCCGGTTCAGAATGGAAGAGTTTCCAATCATTTTGGCCGTCAGGCACACCCGGTACTCAAAGGCGTTTTCGTAGATAATTTAGGCGTAGATATTTTAACGGTTCAAAATGAGCAGGTTAAAGCTGTTTTTGGAGGGAAGGTCATTACTGTGGCAGAAGTACCGGGCATGCACAAAATTGTTATGGTGCAGCATGGGGAATATTTTACGGTATATGCCAAATTAAGAGATGTCAGTGTTTCAACAGGTGAAGAAATCACAGTAAAACAAGTGATTGGCTCTGTTTATACCGGTAAAGATGGTGAAAGTGAGCTACAGTTTCAGATCTGGAAAAACGAAACCAAATTAAATCCTGAAATCTGGCTCAGAAAGCGATAA
- the tatA gene encoding twin-arginine translocase TatA/TatE family subunit, producing MMLTICKMLFLQGIGMPEIILILLLVVFLFGAKKIPDLARGLGRGIREFKDASKEVKKEIEDGLKDDTKNA from the coding sequence ATGATGTTAACTATTTGTAAAATGCTATTTCTGCAAGGAATAGGCATGCCGGAGATTATATTAATCTTATTGCTTGTTGTCTTTCTTTTTGGGGCTAAAAAAATTCCTGATTTGGCTCGTGGCTTAGGTCGTGGTATCCGTGAATTTAAGGATGCAAGTAAAGAAGTGAAAAAGGAAATTGAAGACGGTCTTAAAGACGACACAAAAAACGCATAA
- the gatA gene encoding Asp-tRNA(Asn)/Glu-tRNA(Gln) amidotransferase subunit GatA: MKRYNSLQEVRKDLSEGKITCRSLTEYYLKNIEAKAHLNAYVEVYAQEALATADIVDAKIKAGTAGKLAGMVVGLKDVLCHKNHGLQASSNILKGFVSQFNGTAVERVIQEDAIIIGRQSCDEFAMGSSNENSAFGPVKNDADNTRVPGGSSGGSAVGVQADTCLISLGSDTGGSVRQPAAFCDIIGFKPSYSRISRYGLIAYASSFDSIGIMARSIEDTALMLEVIAGQDDFDSTVSSKPVPSYSTELGFSGKAKICYLKEAVESEGVAKEIREATQKKIDQLKKDGHTVEAVEFPLLDYILPTYYILTTAEASSNLSRFDGVKYGYRSENGTDLESMYKKTRSEGFGKEVKKRIMLGTFVLSAGFYDAYYTKAQKVRRLIREYTEKILSEYDFMLLPTTTTTAFKIGDHQSDPLAMYLADIFTVHANLAGIPAISIPNGKDAAGLAIGIQLMGREFEEAKLLAFSNYLLKQNEN, from the coding sequence TTGAAACGTTATAATTCACTTCAAGAGGTTCGGAAAGATCTTTCCGAAGGCAAAATTACATGCCGTTCCCTTACTGAATACTACTTAAAAAATATTGAAGCCAAAGCCCATCTGAACGCATACGTTGAAGTATACGCACAGGAAGCGCTTGCTACTGCAGATATTGTAGATGCAAAGATCAAAGCCGGAACAGCTGGTAAATTAGCCGGTATGGTTGTAGGCTTGAAAGACGTGCTTTGTCATAAAAATCACGGATTGCAGGCTTCAAGTAATATATTAAAAGGTTTTGTTTCTCAATTCAACGGCACAGCTGTTGAACGTGTGATTCAGGAAGATGCTATTATTATCGGCCGCCAAAGCTGTGATGAATTCGCAATGGGTTCCTCCAATGAAAACTCTGCTTTTGGTCCGGTGAAAAATGACGCGGACAATACGCGTGTACCGGGCGGTTCTTCCGGCGGTTCAGCAGTTGGCGTACAGGCGGATACCTGTTTGATTTCACTTGGTTCAGATACGGGCGGTTCTGTAAGACAACCGGCCGCATTCTGCGACATCATTGGGTTCAAACCTTCATACTCCAGAATTTCAAGATACGGATTGATCGCGTATGCTTCTTCGTTTGATTCTATCGGAATCATGGCAAGAAGCATTGAAGATACCGCATTGATGCTTGAAGTGATTGCAGGACAGGATGATTTTGACAGCACGGTTTCTTCAAAACCAGTTCCTTCATATTCAACGGAATTGGGCTTCTCAGGAAAAGCAAAAATCTGCTACCTGAAAGAAGCAGTAGAATCAGAAGGTGTAGCAAAAGAAATCCGCGAAGCCACACAAAAGAAAATAGACCAGCTTAAAAAAGACGGCCACACCGTTGAAGCAGTTGAGTTTCCGTTATTAGACTACATTCTTCCGACGTATTATATTTTAACAACTGCAGAAGCCAGTTCAAATCTTTCCCGGTTTGATGGCGTGAAGTATGGATATAGAAGTGAAAACGGAACTGATCTGGAGTCGATGTACAAGAAGACCCGTTCAGAAGGTTTTGGTAAAGAAGTAAAAAAACGGATTATGCTTGGTACGTTTGTATTGAGCGCAGGTTTTTATGATGCCTACTATACTAAAGCGCAGAAGGTTCGTCGTTTAATAAGAGAATATACCGAGAAGATCTTATCCGAATACGATTTCATGTTGTTGCCAACAACAACAACAACGGCATTCAAAATCGGAGATCATCAAAGTGATCCATTAGCCATGTACCTGGCAGACATCTTTACGGTGCATGCAAACCTTGCAGGTATTCCGGCCATTTCCATACCGAATGGAAAAGACGCAGCCGGTTTAGCAATTGGTATACAACTGATGGGACGTGAATTTGAAGAAGCAAAATTATTGGCCTTCTCAAACTACTTATTAAAACAGAATGAAAATTAG
- a CDS encoding lytic transglycosylase domain-containing protein: MKIRITSAYTGLAVLFSILFMGASPVCAQTDSINNKVFADTTSIVTSGDSTIIEAEIIDETVPKQAAQSSVDQVIEQRLKVLQNKVPLVYNAKIKGFIDYFSVRNARYAMIMERRKRIYFPMFEEILKSQGVPEEIKYLAIVESGLNAKAVSPAGAAGLWQFMTFTGKEFGLKQDDLLDERLDPEKATVAACRYLTVLYNTFKDWELALASYNCGPGNVRRAIRKSGYKETFWQIYDYLPKETRSYVPQFVALTYIMNHMGDHGIVADSIEYPIAFDTIFVNQYFDMFTFSDVLNICTDDMRKLNPALKKGVLSGAYPYKIRVPVDKMAQFYLNRIDILDACSKEVPRENVSSSPVRAVTSSSSSSSGAPASTQKVYYTVKNGDALGTIASKYHVTVTDIKRWNKLSSSTIRVGQRLIIYKKVSATASRISTSDTVKSPAASTVPKSAPSVYYVKNGDSLWTISQKFPGLTVEKIKKLNGLTSNSIKVGQKLILN, encoded by the coding sequence ATGAAAATTAGAATCACTTCAGCATATACAGGTTTAGCAGTATTATTCTCCATTCTTTTCATGGGAGCCAGTCCTGTGTGTGCTCAAACAGATTCTATAAATAATAAAGTGTTTGCAGACACTACTTCAATTGTTACATCAGGCGATTCTACCATTATTGAAGCAGAGATTATAGATGAAACAGTCCCTAAACAGGCTGCACAATCTTCTGTTGACCAGGTGATCGAGCAACGTTTAAAAGTGCTGCAAAACAAAGTTCCTCTTGTTTACAATGCAAAAATAAAAGGGTTCATCGATTATTTTTCTGTTCGTAATGCACGTTACGCTATGATCATGGAGCGCAGAAAACGCATCTATTTCCCTATGTTTGAAGAGATCTTAAAATCTCAGGGTGTGCCGGAAGAAATAAAGTATCTGGCAATTGTTGAATCCGGATTGAATGCGAAAGCGGTTTCACCTGCGGGTGCAGCTGGCCTTTGGCAATTCATGACCTTTACAGGAAAAGAATTTGGACTGAAACAGGATGACTTGCTGGACGAACGTCTTGATCCGGAAAAAGCTACTGTAGCTGCATGCCGTTATCTGACAGTTCTGTATAATACATTTAAAGATTGGGAACTTGCGCTGGCGTCTTACAATTGCGGACCGGGTAATGTGCGACGTGCCATTCGTAAATCCGGTTATAAGGAAACCTTCTGGCAGATCTATGATTACCTGCCTAAAGAAACCAGAAGTTATGTGCCGCAGTTTGTTGCGTTAACATACATTATGAATCACATGGGAGACCACGGCATTGTTGCTGATTCAATTGAATACCCGATTGCTTTTGATACCATATTTGTGAATCAATATTTTGATATGTTCACGTTTAGTGATGTATTGAATATTTGTACAGACGATATGCGTAAACTGAATCCTGCACTTAAAAAAGGCGTTTTGTCAGGCGCATATCCATATAAGATCCGTGTGCCGGTAGATAAAATGGCTCAGTTTTATTTAAACAGAATTGATATTCTGGATGCGTGCAGCAAGGAAGTACCACGTGAAAATGTAAGCAGCTCTCCTGTACGTGCCGTCACTAGCAGCAGCTCATCTTCGTCCGGCGCGCCGGCTTCTACACAAAAGGTTTATTATACCGTTAAGAATGGAGATGCATTAGGTACGATTGCCAGTAAATATCATGTTACGGTAACCGATATAAAACGCTGGAATAAATTATCATCAAGCACCATTCGCGTGGGGCAGCGATTGATTATCTATAAAAAAGTTTCGGCAACAGCGTCCAGAATATCAACTTCAGATACGGTAAAATCACCGGCTGCATCAACGGTACCCAAGTCTGCGCCAAGTGTATATTATGTAAAGAATGGAGATTCGCTTTGGACCATCTCTCAAAAATTCCCGGGACTCACCGTTGAGAAAATTAAAAAGCTGAATGGATTGACGTCCAATAGTATTAAAGTTGGGCAGAAACTAATTTTAAATTAA